In Notamacropus eugenii isolate mMacEug1 chromosome 1, mMacEug1.pri_v2, whole genome shotgun sequence, one genomic interval encodes:
- the IZUMO3 gene encoding izumo sperm-egg fusion protein 3 isoform X1, producing MGSQLLLLFFLLLGTRIIRSCLECDPKYFKDVIWLLEDLVPKNTPTRTAFLDRQLQELRDISTKVHQGKKRLRVLDVRQAISVREWLKEKLKNLKQKPWKGVFIFQGQLLQLRQNLESHLTETLKDFSDLACSEDCMMTEGPVLDCWNCLRITTPCFKGQICGDDDRNTAEQREIALFLALMVEAVGLGSIAFLYYFCSIHRKKMKVKLEELKKTANTSIE from the exons ATGGGATCacagttgttattattgttcttttTACTCCTGGGAACTAGGATCATAAGGAGCTGTCTAGAATGTGATCCCAAATACTTTAAGGATGTGATTTGGCTACTTGAGGACCTGGTGCCAAAAAACACTCCTACAAGAACTGCTTTCCTTGATCGGCAGCTCCAGGAGTTGAGGGACATAAGCACCAAGGTCCACCAGGGGAAGAAGAGACTGCGGGTGTTGG atGTTCGCCAAGCTATCAGTGTGAGAGAATGGTTGAAAGAGAAGCTCAAGAACCTAAAACAGAAACCATGGAAAG GGGTCTTCATCTTCCAGGGCCAGCTTCTTCAACTTCGTCAGAACCTTGAGTCCCATCTGACTGAGACTTTAAAGGACTTCTCTGATCTTG CTTGCTCTGAAGACTGCA TGATGACTGAGGGCCCTGTTCTTGACTGTTGGAACTGTCTACGAATTACCACACCATGCTTCAAAGGACAAATTTGTGGAG ATGATGACCGAAATACAGCTGAGCAAAGAGAAATTGCATTGTTTCTAGCACTGATGGTGGAGGCAGTAGGGTTGGGATCTATTGCTTTTCT GTATTATTTTTGCAGCATTCACCGGAAGAAGATGAAGGTAAAGCTAGAAGAACTGAAGAAAACTGCAAATACATCAATAgaatag
- the IZUMO3 gene encoding izumo sperm-egg fusion protein 3 isoform X2, translated as MGSQLLLLFFLLLGTRIIRSCLECDPKYFKDVIWLLEDLVPKNTPTRTAFLDRQLQELRDISTKVHQGKKRLRVLDVRQAISVREWLKEKLKNLKQKPWKGVFIFQGQLLQLRQNLESHLTETLKDFSDLACSEDCMMTEGPVLDCWNCLRITTPCFKGQICGDDDRNTAEQREIALFLALMVEAVGLGSIAFLIHRKKMKVKLEELKKTANTSIE; from the exons ATGGGATCacagttgttattattgttcttttTACTCCTGGGAACTAGGATCATAAGGAGCTGTCTAGAATGTGATCCCAAATACTTTAAGGATGTGATTTGGCTACTTGAGGACCTGGTGCCAAAAAACACTCCTACAAGAACTGCTTTCCTTGATCGGCAGCTCCAGGAGTTGAGGGACATAAGCACCAAGGTCCACCAGGGGAAGAAGAGACTGCGGGTGTTGG atGTTCGCCAAGCTATCAGTGTGAGAGAATGGTTGAAAGAGAAGCTCAAGAACCTAAAACAGAAACCATGGAAAG GGGTCTTCATCTTCCAGGGCCAGCTTCTTCAACTTCGTCAGAACCTTGAGTCCCATCTGACTGAGACTTTAAAGGACTTCTCTGATCTTG CTTGCTCTGAAGACTGCA TGATGACTGAGGGCCCTGTTCTTGACTGTTGGAACTGTCTACGAATTACCACACCATGCTTCAAAGGACAAATTTGTGGAG ATGATGACCGAAATACAGCTGAGCAAAGAGAAATTGCATTGTTTCTAGCACTGATGGTGGAGGCAGTAGGGTTGGGATCTATTGCTTTTCT CATTCACCGGAAGAAGATGAAGGTAAAGCTAGAAGAACTGAAGAAAACTGCAAATACATCAATAgaatag